One window from the genome of Cucumis melo cultivar AY chromosome 10, USDA_Cmelo_AY_1.0, whole genome shotgun sequence encodes:
- the LOC127151155 gene encoding zinc finger BED domain-containing protein RICESLEEPER 2-like, whose protein sequence is MYVNPLKDNVEGEGDFESSLMAASFTQENCRKMLARMVILDELPFKFVETIAYLVKKFKGRNGLVLDGEFIHIRCCAHYLNLIVSDALKDLHVSIIRIRNAVKYVRSCPARLQIFKDFAKEDKMSTKNCLTMDVPRRWNYTFTMLDGAIKCQKTFERLEEHDPSYLPKDDIPTTEDWDNAKVFLKFLKTFSEVTMKFSASMSGTSNIIFHELCLKQEIICEYSSYENALLSQMTLSMQTKFNKYWGITTSEKTNLLLYLSVVLDPRFKQSNKTCLDDAKTEVTRYLDEARIDCMGDEYLDLLTWWKVNFSRFKIISQVARDIYSISISTMPSESAFSTGGRVLDSFRSSLTPETAEALICA, encoded by the exons ATGTATGTAAATCCATTGAAAGATAATGTTGAAGGAGAGGGAGATTTTGAAAGTAGTTTGATGGCTGCATCATTCACTCaagaaaattgtagaaaaatgCTTGCTAGGATGGTTATCTTGGATGAATTGCCATTTAAGTTCGTAGAAA CCATTGCCTACttggttaaaaagtttaaaggcAGAAATGGGTTGGTGTTGGATGGTGAATTTATTCACATTAGATGTTGTGCTCATTatcttaatttaattgttagtgATGCCTTAAAAGATTTGCATGTGTCTATCATTCGAATCAGAAATGCTGTGAAGTATGTTAGGTCATGTCCTGCTAGATTGcaaatatttaaagattttgCTAAAGAAGATAAGATGTCAACAAAAAATTGTCTTACAATGGATGTTCCGAGACGATGGAATTATACTTTTACTATGTTGGATGGAGCAATTAAGTGTCAAAAGACTTTTGAAAGATTGGAGGAGCATGACCCTAGTTATTTGCCAAAGGATGATATTCCTACTACTGAAGATTGGGATAATGCAAAAGTGTTTCTAAAGTTCCTAAAGACTTTTTCAGAGGTAACAATGAAGTTTTCTGCATCTATGTCTGGGACTTCAAACATTATTTTTCATGAACTTTGTTTGAAGCAAGAAATAATTTGTGAATACTCATCGTATGAGAATGCATTATTGAGTCAAATGACATTAAGCATGCAGACAAAATTCAACAAGTATTGGGGTATAACTACAAGTGAGAAGACCAATTTATTATTGTATCTTTCTGTAGTTCTTGACCCTAG ATTTAAACAAAGTAACAAAACATGTTTAGATGATGCTAAAACAGAGGTGACTCGTTATCTGGATGAGGCTCGTATAGATTGTATGGGCGATGAATATTTAGATTTGCTAACTTGGTGGAAGGTGAATTTCTCTCGGTTTAAGATCATTAGCCAAGTAGCTAGGGACATCTACAGTATTTCTATATCAACTATGCCTTCTGAGTCTGCCTTTAGCACTGGAGGACGGGTGTTAGATTCTTTTCGAAGTTCTTTAACTCCTGAAACTGCAGAGGCACTTATTTGTGCTTAG